The genomic segment GCGACTGAACGGCAGATGGGCGTGTGGGCGGCCACGGCCGTCGTAACCGGCGAGGCCATCTCGCTCGGAATCTTCCTTACACCCGCGGCCATGGCCCGCTCTCTCGGTTCGTCCACCCTGCTGGTCGCGGTCTGGTGCGGCATGGCCATCATGACGCTGGGTGGAGCGCTCAGTTTTACGGAACTCGCTGTTCGCAATCCGCAGGACGGCGGCGAGTACCTCTACCTCCGCCTCGGTTTCGGCCCGCAGGTCGCCTTCCTCTATGCATGGATGGCCGCGCTGGTCATGTACCCCGGCGTTGCCGCGTCGCTCTGCGTGGGAATTGTGCCTTATGTGCAGTCACTCATTCCCATCCCGCAGATGCTCATTCCGGCGGTGCCCGCGCTGATCCTTGCCGCGCTTGGCGCCATCAACTACGTCGGTATGCGCCTCAGCAGCCGGCTCATGACCGTCCTCAACTGGCTCAAGATACCCGTCCTGATCGCCCTGGTTGGATGGGCGTTCCTGGCCGGCCACGCATCCTCGTCGAATCTGCTGCCGCTGGCCACACGCCGCGCCGGTTCCGATCCTCTGGGTTTGGCGATTGCCGGAGCCGCCGTGAGCGCGTTTTTCTGCTTTGGCGGATGGTGGGAGGCGGGCAAGATCGCGGGCGAGGTCCGCAACCCGCAGCGCACGCTGCCGATCGCCTTCACAGGCGGCGTGCTGCTGGTCACCGCCCTCTATCTGCTGGTCAGCATCGGATTCGTCGCCGTCGTGCCGATGCAGAACATCCAGTCGAACACCGCATTTGTCGCGCAGTTCGGCGAATCTCTATTCGGTGCATCCGGCGGACGCGTGCTCTCGGCCTGCGTCATCCTCAGCGTAGTAGGGGGCCTGCTGGTCCTCAGCATGGCGGTTCCGCGCGTCACCTACGCTCTCGGCAAAGCCGAACCGATCGGCCCGCTCGGCGTCTTCGCGCGCCTTCATCCGCGCTTCGGCACCCCGGCAAATGCCGTCCTGTTGCAGACCGGCATGGCGCTGGTGATCCTGATGCTCGGCGCATTCGACCGCATACTGGCCTTCATCATCTTTTCGTCGGTTGTGTTCCTGGCTCTCACGGCGGCCACGCTGTTTCGAGGCCTGGCTCCGAAGGCATGGTGGTATCCCGTCGCACCCATCGTCTTCATTGCCGGCTGCGGAGCGCTGGCGCTGATGCTCATCGCCAGCAGAACGATCCCGTCGCTCATCGGCGCAGGCCTCGTTCTGCTTGGCCTGCCGGTGCGGTGGCTGATGACGCGCAGGGGAGTTGCTCCCACGGAGCTTGGCAACGCCGCCAGCGAGAACTGATCAGCAAGGCGATCGCTGATCGCGGCAACAGAGTGCGGCTCAACGCGCCCCCACTGTGGCCTACGCGGTGGCGGCGGACCTGGCCGCAGACTGGGCGGCCATCTCCTCCATCATCCTGACTGGATCAGGCCACGGCACGCGGAATCCCATCACGCGGGCGTAGCCGATTGCCTGGCCCATGTGCTCATCGGCGTGCGCCAGAATGCGGAGGTAGATGCGACGGTACGTAGTCACTTCGCTCCACAGCTGGCAGGTCGCCTCCATCTCTTCCGGCTTCATCGAACGCACCGCGGTCTTCACTGCTTCGAACGAGGTCCGCAGGAGGTCCAGCACGTCATCCTTGCTCGTGATGGTCTTTTGCATCGCAACGCTCTGACGGACCAGCATGAGCCACTGCTCAGGGCCTTCTTCAGCCGCCTGCGATCCGC from the Occallatibacter riparius genome contains:
- a CDS encoding APC family permease, with translation MPADSPTGQANSATERQMGVWAATAVVTGEAISLGIFLTPAAMARSLGSSTLLVAVWCGMAIMTLGGALSFTELAVRNPQDGGEYLYLRLGFGPQVAFLYAWMAALVMYPGVAASLCVGIVPYVQSLIPIPQMLIPAVPALILAALGAINYVGMRLSSRLMTVLNWLKIPVLIALVGWAFLAGHASSSNLLPLATRRAGSDPLGLAIAGAAVSAFFCFGGWWEAGKIAGEVRNPQRTLPIAFTGGVLLVTALYLLVSIGFVAVVPMQNIQSNTAFVAQFGESLFGASGGRVLSACVILSVVGGLLVLSMAVPRVTYALGKAEPIGPLGVFARLHPRFGTPANAVLLQTGMALVILMLGAFDRILAFIIFSSVVFLALTAATLFRGLAPKAWWYPVAPIVFIAGCGALALMLIASRTIPSLIGAGLVLLGLPVRWLMTRRGVAPTELGNAASEN
- a CDS encoding DinB family protein, whose translation is MENLSTFQREYLWELEIPARQIIELAESVPEEAYDWRPAEDARTFAAVLVHIAAGNLMLLYGADVRSPAVMKFRGSQAAEEGPEQWLMLVRQSVAMQKTITSKDDVLDLLRTSFEAVKTAVRSMKPEEMEATCQLWSEVTTYRRIYLRILAHADEHMGQAIGYARVMGFRVPWPDPVRMMEEMAAQSAARSAATA